The sequence TCATAGGTGACAGTCAGCCCGTGGCTCAGGCCGAACTGTTCCAGATAGGCGAGGGTCTTTGTTTCCAGATCGGAGAAGGCAGGGCGGCTGATGCCTTGCGTGTCTGCAGAAAAAGCGGCGATTTCGTCAAAGAGCTGAGCCGCCATTGCTTCATAGTCTGCCGCTGTGAGGGCAGGGCTCTGTGTCATAGAAACCATGGTCATTCTGCTGCCTCCGCAAAGAACACGCCGTCGCTGGCTTCTTCATCCCGAATGGAGCCAGTGAGCTCGGAGACGCTTGAAAGCCCCTCTGTGCGAAGAAATGCTTCCAGTTCGCTGATAAGCCGCACCATGACCGTCGGGCTGATAAAGGTTGCCGTGCCAACCTGTACGGCACTTGCTCCGGCAATCAGATATTCGACAACATCCTCAACCGTAGCGATGCCGCCGCAGCCGATCACAGGAATGGAGACCGCTTTGGCGCATTGATAGACCATGCGCAGGGCAATCGGTTTGAGGGCCGGGCCGGAAAGGCCACCCATCAGATTGCCCAGCTTGGGCTTGCGTGTGTGGATGTCAATGGCCATGGACAGCATGGTATTGGCCACCACGAGAGCATCCGCTCCGGCGCTCTCTGCCGCTTGGGCCACTTCGGTTGTTTCGCCCGTGTTGGGCGTCAGCTTTGCCCAGAGTGGCAGATCTGTTGCTGCCCGCAGCTTGCGCATGACCGCTTCGGTGGTAGAGGGGCGCATGGCGAAGGCCTTGCCGTCTGCTTCGATATTCGGGCAAGAAATATTCACCTCGATGGCTGCCACGCCGGGCACGCTCACCTCTTCGCAGATCTGCGCGAACTCATCTGCACTACCAGCCGAAATGCTTACCACCAGCGGGGTCTGATATTGATCATAAAAGGGGATGACATTGGTCTTGAAATAGTCGACACCCTTGCTGGGTATGCCGATCGAATTCAGCATTGAGCCGCGCACTTCACAAACACGCGGGGTCGGGTTGCCGCCTCTGATGTCACGGGTGATCGTCTTGGTCACATGTGCGCCCAGCGCATCGATATCAAACAGCTTTGCACAGTCTTCCGAGAAGGTGCCCGAGGCAGGCATGATCGGGTTTTTCAAACGCATTGCCCCGATATTGACTGAAAGATCTAGCATCCCATTGCCTCCTGAAGATTGAATACGGGGCCTTCCTTGCAGACCCGCTCATGAATGATTTTATCCTTGCGCCGGAAGGACCGAACGCAGCACTGACACATGCCCACGCCGCAAGCCATCTGTTGCTCAAGAGCGATCTGGCCGGGAATGCCATGACGAGCGCCAATGGTTTGCAGCATCGTCAGAAGCCGGTTGGAACCGCAGGTATAAAAGGCGTCCACGCCCTCCGCCTGGATATGCGCTTCGATCAACTGCTCAAGCGCCTCAACGCCGGATGTCCCTTCAGAATCCGTGACCGTGATGACCTCTGCCCCGAGCGCCTTGAAATGATCGATGGACATAAGCACATCAGGAGAACGCGCACTGCATATGGCAGTGAGTTTGCGCCCCATCTGCTGGGCTTTTTGCGCCAACGGGGCCAAAGTCGCCAGACCAACACCGCGAGCCACGACCATCAGCTTTTGCCAGTCGTCCTGGATGTCGAACCCATGCCCAAGTGGGCCGACCACATTAAGGTTTTCGCCAGCCTCAAGGGCAGAGAGAGCTGCCGTGCCTTCGCCCGCAATCTTGTAGAGAAAATGCAGCTCGCCCGCTTCGGGATAGAAGCCGTAGATGCTCATGGGGCGCCGCAGATAGGGCCGCAAATCCCCTTTAGTCGGACACAAGAGATGGAAGAACTGTCCCGGCTCGCATTTGAGAATATGAGACGGTGCATCCAGCACGATGAGCCTGTATTCGCGATTGATCGGCTCGTTGCTTTTGACTCTACAGATGGTCTCGAAAATGGGATTCAGGGTCATATCGGTCATGGAACTGCTTCGGAAAAAAGAAAAGACTCTCCCTTCACTCCAAAGGCATTTGGAATGAAGAAGGCGGTTGCTGGGAGATTTTTGGCAACGGTTGGGACCGAAACCCTATCTGAAGCTGAAAGCCAAGCGTCGGCGATGGTCTAGAAAGCGGCGCTTTCGCCAAATCGCGTCTTGGGGCGCGCGATGTCTGACAACACCATCTGCAAGCAATGTCGAAGGGATAACATGGAAAAGGCGAGCCACCGACATGGCGCTCTGGGCAGTGGCGTGATGCTTGAAAAACCGGATGTCTAAAACCCGCAATGTCTGCTTGGCAGATGCCGAAAAGTCGGCGGAGTGGCCAAAGCGCAAAAAGGGAAGATTCATCGCCTGTTCCTAGTTTCGCTGTTGCTTAAAAAAAGAGATTAAACCCGTAAATCACGATTGGTCAAGAAATTTCTCAATTTTGAGAATTTATTATAGCATATCTCGAATATGGAACAATTTGATGGCAATTGCCTCAAAATTAGGCAAGAGCTGCGGAGTATCGTAATTCGTGCATTGGAGAAAAATGAACGTGGGCTTGTTCGCAAGGGAGGGCTTGCTGCGCAACCATGGGGAAGAGGAGGAGAGAGCGTCCGCGTCGATAGCGCAAATCAGGCGCGCAAGATGGTCTTTTCGATAAAGTCCGCCGCCTGATCCCCTTTGAGGCTCCGTCGCCAGAGTTTGTCTGTCATGGCACCATAGAGGGACGTGGCTTCCGGAGCGGCCGAAATGGTCGCGACGCCAAGACGGATATTGGCAAAGGCCCCCAACCGGAAAGGACTGACGGCGACCTGCGACCGGTCGGCCTGTTTAAAAATCTGGAAGCTGGCACTTGGCATGGAATCCACCACGAGACCAATCTGTGTTCCGATTGGTGGTTCGCGCAACATCTTGACAATATTCTCGATTTCCGTGCGGGCAACCTCACGGCGCAGCTTCATGTCAGCCTCGGGCGGATCATAAGCTCCAATAAAGCCGTTACGGAAAAACTGTTCCAGCTCCGCCGCAGACACAAGGCTGATGATGCTCGGCATCCGATTATGGTAGCAGACCTTGCGCGCATGCAGGATATCCAGAAGGGCTTCAATATCCTGCAGTGCTTTGGCTCGGTCTTCAACGTCAAGCGGGATGCTTTCCTTGAGAACATCAGGGAGAATGGCATCATAAGCGTCAGTGGTGAGCAGATAGGAAACCGGCCCGAAAAGAACTAGAATCTGGTCGACCTTTTCTTCGATCTGGCGCATGCGTTCAAAGAAGCTGACAGCCGAGGCGATATATTCAACCCCGACGCCAAGCAGCGTGGGAAGCGAAATCCCCAACAGGGTCGCGATCTTGCCCAGCGTATCGACGCGGATCGGCTGCCCCAATTCGTAACGATAGATGGCTGCGCGTGAAATGCCTGTCTTTTGAGCGACTTCCTCGGGTGAGAGCCCAGCGCCAACCCGAAATGCCTTAAGCCTCTGACCAACTTCCTCGATCGAGATGCCTTGCCCTATGTCCATGAAACAACCTCATTTTATGACCGGGCCAAGCGACGATGACTCGGAGCGAACAAATCACGCCTATGCTTGTGTATGCCATCTTGAAAGGCGGCAATCAATTCTAAATTTTGAGAATATTCTTTATCGAGAGACAATACGCGGAATCTGACTCTCATGGGAGTCATGCCAGAGGACGGAAACAGGAATGGATCTTGCAGCAAGAGGCTTCATGCGATTGTTTCTGATCACAAATTCTATCAAACAATGATCAATCCTTCCTGTTTTTGCCCGAAAAACGCAGGAAAGTGGCCGATACTTGATGGATTTTAAGGCTTTTTAGCCCCTGAAACCGAGGAGAAAGAGTGCCTCATGACGATTGACGTGAGACCGCTGACACAGTATTTTGTGATCACAATTTAATTTCAAGGTAGCTCTGAGGCCAGAGCTCTGGATAGCACCCATGACTGAACCATTCACGCTCGGCATTTTGGAAACCGGGCGACCACCCGAGGCTCTGGCAGGAAAATTCCCGTCCTATGCCGAGATGTTTGCCCAGATGGTCGGCGCGACCGCGCCTGAGCACTGGAAATTTGAGTATTATGTGGCTCTTGAAGGCGCGTTGCCGCCAAGTCCCGACACCTGCAATGCCTGGCTGATCACCGGATCCAAATTTGGTGCCTATGAAGACTATCCATGGATTCATGCGCTCAAGGCCTTTATCGTCAAGGCCTATGCAGCAGGGGTGCCAATGGTCGGTATTTGCTTTGGGCATCAGATATTGGCTGAGGCGCTCGGTGGCAAGGTAATCAAATCTGAAAAAGGCTGGGGCGTAGGTCATCAGGCCTATCAATGGAGCACGACCAAACCCGATTGGCTGGCCGCGACGGATCTTGCCGGACAGGATGCCTTCTCTATTCTTGCCTTCCATCAGGATCAGGTGGTTGAAGTCCCGCCACAAGCGGAGGTGATCGCGTCGAATGATTTCTGCCCGGCTGCCGCGCTCGTCTATGGCGATCAGGTGCTTTCCTTTCAGGGACATCCCGAATTCAGCGCCGACTTCGTTGCCGATCTGATCGAGGAAAAGCGGGACGATGTTCTGGGGGCGTCCATCGCAGACAAGGCAGCAACGTCACTCGCACAACCAATCGACAGAGTGGCCATCGGTGCGGGGATCGTGGAATTTCTCAAAGCGCGAGAAGCCGAATGGATCAACAAAAAGGCGGCAAACGCCGGATAATATAAGATAAGCGCAGAGGGGCGCAGCAATCATGTTGGACAAACGCAAATTCTTTATCGGCGGGGAATGGGTAGCCCCGATCTCTGCCACGGATCTGGATGTCATCAATCCGGCAACCGAGGAGGTGATCGCGGTTATTTCCATGGGAAGCGAAGCCGATGCCGATGCGGCTGTGATGGCTGCAAACGCCGCTTTTCCAGGCTTTTCAAAAACAACCAAGGTCGAGCGCATTGACCTGCTGGAAAGCATTCTGGCGGTCTATAAAACGCGTTACGATGAAATGGCCGACGCCATCACCGCCGAGATGGGAGCGCCTTGCAAGCTTTCCCATGCGGCACAGGCAGGTGTCGGGGTCGGGCATCTGCAAGGCTTTATTGATGCGCTGAAAGAGTATGAATTTGAAAGCACCTGTTGTGGCGATATCATTCTGCGCGAACCCATCGGGGTGTGCGGCCTGATCACGCCGTGGAACTGGCCGATGAACCAGATGGTGCTGAAAATCGCTCCGGCGCTGGCCGCTGGCTGCACTATGGTGCTCAAACCATCCGAATTGACGCCGCTTTCGGCGATGCTCTATGCGGAAATCCTGCATGAGGCGGGCGTGCCAAAAGGCGTGTTCAACCTTGTGAATGGTGAAGGGCCGGTGGTCGGCTCGGCTCTCTCGCGCCACAAGGATGTGCAGATGATGTCCTTTACCGGCTCGACACGTGGTGGGGTGGCCGTGACAAAGGATGCTGCGGATACCGTCAAACGCGTGGCTCTGGAGTTGGGTGGCAAAAGCCCGAATGTGGTGTTTGCCGATACGCCAGACCTGCAAAGCTCGGTCACCCGAGGCGCGCGCGCCGTGTTCAACAATACCGGCCAGTCCTGCAACGCGCCAACTCGCATGCTGGTTGAGAAAAGCGTCTATGATGCGGCAATGCAGATCGCCAAGGCCGCTGCAGAAGCAACTGAGGTCGGCGATCCCTCCGAGGATGGCGCTCATATCGGACCGCTGGTGAGCCAGATGCAATATGACAAGGTGCAGGCTCTCATACAGAAAGGCATTGATGAAGGCGCCACCCTGCTGGCGGGCGGCACGGGTAAACCGGAAGGGCGCAATGTGGGTTATTTCTGCAAACCAACCGTTTTTGGTAACGCGACCAACGAGATGACCATCGCGCGGGAAGAGATTTTCGGTCCAGTGCTAACCATGATCCCGTTCGAGGGCGAAGAGGAAGCCATCGCCATGGCCAACGATACGCCCTATGGTCTGGCTGCTTTCATCGAAACGGGAGACGAAGCGCGCGGTATGCGCGTCGCCAAGGCCTTGAGGGCCGGCATGGTGCGCCTCAATGGCTCCGACATCAATTGGGGCAGCCCCTTTGGTGGTTACAAGATGAGCGGATTGGGCCGTGAAGGCGGCCATTTCGGCATGGATGATTTTCTTGAGATCAAGGCGGTCTCGCGCCCCTGATCGGGACGATCAATTCCAGACGATAAAGGGGCCACAAGGCCCCTTTTTTACAAAGCAAATCTCAAGATGGTTTATGGTCGTGCTGGCGTGCCGATCCTGTCGCGCATCTTGTAATAGAGCATCGCCATGACCAGAAGGGCATGGCGCAAGTGCCGTCCGCCGGGGAAGGGGTAGGTCGGTACATGTTCCATGGCGTCAAACCGGCTTGCCTGTCCGTCAATCAGGTCGGCCACCAGCTTTCCGGCAATGGTGGCGATCGCCACGCCATGACCGGAGAAGCCGCTGGCATTGATGATATTCTTGTCGAGCTTGGCAAAGTAGGGCATGCGGTTGACCGTGATCCCCAGCGTACCACCCCAGCCATAATCGATCCGCGCATCCTTCAATTGCGGATAGATTTCCAGCATCGGTTGACGCACGAAGGACTTGATATCCTCGGGGAACTTGAAGCTATAGGTTTCTCCTCCCCCAAACAGCATGCGCTTGTCTGCGGATAGACGATAATAATTGATGACGAACTTGCTGTCTGCCACGCCGAGATCATCCCGGATCAGCTCCCGCGCCAGTCCCTCATCGAGCGGTTCGGTGGCGATGATATAATTGTTCATTGGCATCACGCGAGCGGCGACCTTCGGGACCAGACTTTCGATATAGCCATTGCAGGCGATGATCAGATGCTTGGCCTTGACGTGGCCTTGGGTGCATTTGATCGTGACGGTGTCTCCCTTTTCAATAGACTGCACTTCGCTATTCTCGAAAAGGATCGCGCCTGCCTTACGCGCAGCAGTTCCAAGACCTAAGGCATAGTTGAGCGGATGCAGATGGGCGGCAAACATATCCACCATACCCCCATAATAGGCGGTCGAGCCAACCATCTCCTCCACCTCAGCCTTGTTGACATAGCGAATATGCTCATAGCCATATTCGCAATTGAGCTTGTCGACATAGGCTTTGGAGTCTTCGGCATAATGGGGCTTGTGGTCGGCGTGCAGCGTGCCGGGCTTGAGGTCGCAGGCAATGTCGTGATCCGCAATCAGATCCTTGACCATCTGGATGCCATCCACCGCGATATCCCACAAAAGACGGGCATCGGCGGTTCCGACCATTTTCTCAAGCGTATCTTGCTCCAGGCGCTGGCCGGTGCAGACCTGACCACCATTGCGCCCCGAAGCCCCCCAGCCAACCCGATGGGCTTCCAGCAGAATGACTTTGTGCCCCTGTTGGGCAAGATGCAGGGCTGATGAAAGCCCGGCATAGCCTCCACCAATCACGCAGACATCACATTGTTGCTCTCCCTTCAGAGAGGGCAGAGGATCGTGCGGGTTGGCTGTGGCGGCGTAATAACTGTCTGGATAGGTTCCCTGCTTGTCGTTGCCATGCAGAAAACCGCCCTTGGGGCTGCTAAGACTCATGAAAGCACCTATTGCAATGCGTGCTGTGTGGGAGAGGCTTTGCGCTTAGGCCTTTGGCCTTGACCCTATGTCTCTCCCGCAGGACATAATTATTTGTAAAGATCGCGGGCCTTGATGTCGGCCAGCGTCAGATCAAGACATTTGGCGGCTTTGCTGACCAGCTCATCAATTTCGCTGTTGGAGATGACCAGTGGCGGCGCGATAATCATGGTATCGCCCACATGGCGCATCACCAGACCGTTATTGAAGCAATGTTCCCGGCAAATGAGGCCGACGGTTCCCTTGCTGGCGGCAAAAGGCGCACGGGCAGTTTTGTCTGGCGTTAGCTCAAGTGCGGCAACGAGCCCCTTGGAGCGGGCTTCTCCGATCAGTGGATGATCGCCCAGTGCGGCCCATTTCTCTGCCAGATAAGGCGCTGCCCGGTCGCGCACGCCCTCAACGATATGTTCGCGCTCCATGATTTCGAGATTCGTCAAGGCAGCTGCGCAAGCGACCGGATGGCCTGAATAGGTGTAGCCATGGGCAAATTCTCCCCCATGAGCAATGAAGCCTTCGGCCACACGATCCGAGACCAGCACACCTGCTATCGGCAGATAACCCGAGGAGAGCCCCTTGGCGATAGTCATCAGGTCAGGCTTGATCTGATAGGTGTCCGAGCCAAACCAGTTGCCCGTGCGCCCGAAGCCACAAATCACTTCATCGGCAATCAGCAGAATGTCGCGTTCATCGCAAATGCGCTGGATTTCCGGCCAATAGCTGTCCGGTGGAATGACTACGCCTCCCGCCCCCTGAATGGGCTCGGCGATAAAGGCCGCAACCTTGTCTTCGCCGATCCGGTCAATTTCCTCTTCCAGTGCGCGGGCGCGCATCAGGCCGAAGTCTGCCGGATCCATGTCCCCACCTTCGCCATACCAATAGGGCTGGTCAATATGGGTGATATCGGGAATGGGCAAACCGCCCTGAGCATGCATGCCCTTCATGCCGCCCAGTGAGGCCGCAGCCACCGTGGAGCCGTG comes from uncultured Cohaesibacter sp. and encodes:
- a CDS encoding gamma-glutamyl-gamma-aminobutyrate hydrolase family protein (Members of this family of hydrolases with an active site Cys residue belong to MEROPS family C26.), which gives rise to MTEPFTLGILETGRPPEALAGKFPSYAEMFAQMVGATAPEHWKFEYYVALEGALPPSPDTCNAWLITGSKFGAYEDYPWIHALKAFIVKAYAAGVPMVGICFGHQILAEALGGKVIKSEKGWGVGHQAYQWSTTKPDWLAATDLAGQDAFSILAFHQDQVVEVPPQAEVIASNDFCPAAALVYGDQVLSFQGHPEFSADFVADLIEEKRDDVLGASIADKAATSLAQPIDRVAIGAGIVEFLKAREAEWINKKAANAG
- a CDS encoding helix-turn-helix transcriptional regulator encodes the protein MDIGQGISIEEVGQRLKAFRVGAGLSPEEVAQKTGISRAAIYRYELGQPIRVDTLGKIATLLGISLPTLLGVGVEYIASAVSFFERMRQIEEKVDQILVLFGPVSYLLTTDAYDAILPDVLKESIPLDVEDRAKALQDIEALLDILHARKVCYHNRMPSIISLVSAAELEQFFRNGFIGAYDPPEADMKLRREVARTEIENIVKMLREPPIGTQIGLVVDSMPSASFQIFKQADRSQVAVSPFRLGAFANIRLGVATISAAPEATSLYGAMTDKLWRRSLKGDQAADFIEKTILRA
- a CDS encoding dihydroorotate dehydrogenase electron transfer subunit: MTDMTLNPIFETICRVKSNEPINREYRLIVLDAPSHILKCEPGQFFHLLCPTKGDLRPYLRRPMSIYGFYPEAGELHFLYKIAGEGTAALSALEAGENLNVVGPLGHGFDIQDDWQKLMVVARGVGLATLAPLAQKAQQMGRKLTAICSARSPDVLMSIDHFKALGAEVITVTDSEGTSGVEALEQLIEAHIQAEGVDAFYTCGSNRLLTMLQTIGARHGIPGQIALEQQMACGVGMCQCCVRSFRRKDKIIHERVCKEGPVFNLQEAMGC
- a CDS encoding aspartate aminotransferase family protein, with the protein product MTFMANLPPTQELQQKDAAHHLHPFTDTQELNEKGARIITRAEGVYLYDSEGNRMLDGMAGLWCVNVGYGRKEIQEAAMRQMEQLPYYNTFFMTTHPPVVALSEKLASLAPPHINHVFYGNSGSESNDTVVRMVRHYWASMGKPDKKVIIARKNAYHGSTVAAASLGGMKGMHAQGGLPIPDITHIDQPYWYGEGGDMDPADFGLMRARALEEEIDRIGEDKVAAFIAEPIQGAGGVVIPPDSYWPEIQRICDERDILLIADEVICGFGRTGNWFGSDTYQIKPDLMTIAKGLSSGYLPIAGVLVSDRVAEGFIAHGGEFAHGYTYSGHPVACAAALTNLEIMEREHIVEGVRDRAAPYLAEKWAALGDHPLIGEARSKGLVAALELTPDKTARAPFAASKGTVGLICREHCFNNGLVMRHVGDTMIIAPPLVISNSEIDELVSKAAKCLDLTLADIKARDLYK
- a CDS encoding dihydroorotate dehydrogenase, whose translation is MLDLSVNIGAMRLKNPIMPASGTFSEDCAKLFDIDALGAHVTKTITRDIRGGNPTPRVCEVRGSMLNSIGIPSKGVDYFKTNVIPFYDQYQTPLVVSISAGSADEFAQICEEVSVPGVAAIEVNISCPNIEADGKAFAMRPSTTEAVMRKLRAATDLPLWAKLTPNTGETTEVAQAAESAGADALVVANTMLSMAIDIHTRKPKLGNLMGGLSGPALKPIALRMVYQCAKAVSIPVIGCGGIATVEDVVEYLIAGASAVQVGTATFISPTVMVRLISELEAFLRTEGLSSVSELTGSIRDEEASDGVFFAEAAE
- a CDS encoding aldehyde dehydrogenase family protein; the encoded protein is MLDKRKFFIGGEWVAPISATDLDVINPATEEVIAVISMGSEADADAAVMAANAAFPGFSKTTKVERIDLLESILAVYKTRYDEMADAITAEMGAPCKLSHAAQAGVGVGHLQGFIDALKEYEFESTCCGDIILREPIGVCGLITPWNWPMNQMVLKIAPALAAGCTMVLKPSELTPLSAMLYAEILHEAGVPKGVFNLVNGEGPVVGSALSRHKDVQMMSFTGSTRGGVAVTKDAADTVKRVALELGGKSPNVVFADTPDLQSSVTRGARAVFNNTGQSCNAPTRMLVEKSVYDAAMQIAKAAAEATEVGDPSEDGAHIGPLVSQMQYDKVQALIQKGIDEGATLLAGGTGKPEGRNVGYFCKPTVFGNATNEMTIAREEIFGPVLTMIPFEGEEEAIAMANDTPYGLAAFIETGDEARGMRVAKALRAGMVRLNGSDINWGSPFGGYKMSGLGREGGHFGMDDFLEIKAVSRP
- a CDS encoding FAD-dependent oxidoreductase, with the translated sequence MSLSSPKGGFLHGNDKQGTYPDSYYAATANPHDPLPSLKGEQQCDVCVIGGGYAGLSSALHLAQQGHKVILLEAHRVGWGASGRNGGQVCTGQRLEQDTLEKMVGTADARLLWDIAVDGIQMVKDLIADHDIACDLKPGTLHADHKPHYAEDSKAYVDKLNCEYGYEHIRYVNKAEVEEMVGSTAYYGGMVDMFAAHLHPLNYALGLGTAARKAGAILFENSEVQSIEKGDTVTIKCTQGHVKAKHLIIACNGYIESLVPKVAARVMPMNNYIIATEPLDEGLARELIRDDLGVADSKFVINYYRLSADKRMLFGGGETYSFKFPEDIKSFVRQPMLEIYPQLKDARIDYGWGGTLGITVNRMPYFAKLDKNIINASGFSGHGVAIATIAGKLVADLIDGQASRFDAMEHVPTYPFPGGRHLRHALLVMAMLYYKMRDRIGTPARP